One Thermococcus celericrescens genomic region harbors:
- a CDS encoding toprim domain-containing protein: MAIVDVRILVEGASDVEVVSKALQGLALGSEYNITISAIIPTTNVEIAKSAAAGADLLIIATDADRVGRDLAERLYSELNEMVGHVERMKLPLGHDLEHVDVELVRKELKNTLVRAGLKTLQLLPGYVELRKQLLDVKGQYDLLAQEYENLEKEHGELQEKYEELHAEYVRVRNENEGLRELLEKKSRPRRIDDAWKSLFPAEPVPDEGVIALAVKKLGLAGKVIVGQGYIFAEEKELVEELLKTVYLSLSIKEELPKPPKPPVEEPPKTLEPKRSEPEVVENAEVKPEDIEGLLKGL, from the coding sequence ATGGCGATAGTCGATGTTAGAATCCTCGTGGAAGGTGCGAGCGACGTTGAGGTTGTAAGTAAGGCCCTTCAGGGCTTGGCTTTGGGAAGCGAGTACAACATCACGATTTCCGCGATAATCCCGACGACCAACGTTGAGATAGCGAAGAGCGCCGCCGCCGGAGCCGACCTGCTCATCATAGCAACCGACGCAGACAGGGTCGGAAGGGACCTCGCGGAGAGGCTCTACAGCGAGCTGAACGAGATGGTCGGACACGTTGAGAGGATGAAGCTGCCCCTCGGCCACGATCTTGAGCACGTTGACGTTGAGCTCGTCAGGAAGGAGCTCAAGAACACCCTCGTCCGGGCGGGGTTGAAGACCCTCCAGCTTCTCCCCGGATACGTGGAGCTGAGGAAACAGCTGCTGGATGTGAAGGGACAGTACGACCTGCTGGCTCAGGAATACGAGAACCTTGAAAAGGAGCATGGGGAGCTCCAGGAAAAGTATGAGGAGCTTCACGCCGAATACGTTAGGGTTAGAAACGAGAACGAGGGATTGAGAGAACTGCTGGAGAAAAAGAGCAGACCCCGCAGAATAGATGATGCCTGGAAGTCTCTCTTCCCTGCGGAGCCGGTTCCGGACGAGGGGGTCATAGCCCTGGCCGTGAAGAAGCTCGGCCTGGCGGGTAAGGTGATAGTCGGACAGGGCTACATCTTCGCCGAAGAGAAGGAACTCGTGGAGGAACTGCTGAAGACGGTCTACCTAAGCCTGAGTATAAAAGAGGAGCTTCCCAAGCCGCCCAAGCCACCGGTTGAAGAGCCACCGAAAACCCTCGAGCCCAAGCGAAGCGAGCCGGAGGTCGTTGAGAACGCCGAAGTAAAGCCCGAGGACATTGAGGGGCTTCTGAAGGGGCTGTGA
- a CDS encoding M42 family metallopeptidase — protein MVDYELLKKIIEAPGVSGYEFLGVRDVVIEAFKPYVDEITVDKLGNVIAHKKGKGPKVMLAGHMDQIGLMVTHIEKNGFLRVAPVGGVDPRTLIAQRFKVWVGPNEYIYGVGGSVPPHIQKPEQRNKAPTWDEVFIDIGAESKEEAEEMGVKIGTVITWDGRLERLGKHRLVSIAHDDRIAVYILVEAARQLAETDADVYFVATVQEEVGLRGAKVSSFGIDPDYGFALDVTIAADVPGTPEHKQISQLGKGVAIKIMDRSVICHPTIVRWMEEIAKKHEVPYQWDILTGGGTDAGAIHLNKAGVPSGGISIPARYIHSNTEVVDERDVDAAVKLTVKVLEEIPELKL, from the coding sequence ATGGTTGACTACGAACTTCTCAAAAAGATTATAGAGGCGCCGGGTGTTTCCGGCTACGAGTTCCTCGGCGTCAGGGACGTTGTTATCGAGGCTTTCAAGCCCTACGTCGACGAGATAACCGTCGACAAGCTCGGAAACGTTATCGCCCACAAAAAGGGCAAGGGCCCGAAGGTCATGCTAGCTGGACATATGGACCAGATCGGCCTCATGGTGACCCACATCGAGAAGAACGGCTTCCTCCGCGTTGCACCAGTCGGCGGCGTTGACCCGAGGACGCTCATCGCCCAGCGCTTCAAGGTCTGGGTCGGCCCGAACGAGTACATCTACGGCGTTGGGGGAAGTGTCCCGCCGCACATCCAGAAGCCAGAGCAGAGGAACAAGGCCCCGACCTGGGACGAGGTCTTCATAGACATAGGCGCCGAGAGCAAGGAAGAGGCCGAGGAGATGGGAGTTAAGATAGGCACCGTCATCACCTGGGACGGAAGGCTTGAGAGGCTCGGCAAGCACAGGCTTGTCAGCATCGCCCACGACGACAGGATAGCGGTTTACATCCTCGTCGAGGCGGCCAGGCAGCTGGCGGAGACCGATGCGGATGTCTACTTCGTGGCAACGGTTCAGGAGGAGGTCGGTCTCCGCGGTGCGAAGGTCTCGTCCTTCGGCATAGACCCGGACTACGGTTTTGCGCTCGACGTCACCATCGCCGCCGACGTTCCCGGAACGCCGGAGCACAAGCAGATAAGCCAGCTCGGAAAGGGCGTCGCGATTAAGATAATGGACCGCTCCGTCATCTGCCACCCGACGATCGTCCGCTGGATGGAAGAGATAGCCAAGAAGCACGAGGTTCCCTACCAGTGGGACATCCTCACCGGCGGCGGAACCGACGCGGGAGCGATACACCTCAACAAGGCCGGCGTCCCGAGCGGCGGAATAAGCATTCCGGCGAGGTACATCCACTCCAACACGGAAGTCGTTGACGAGCGCGACGTCGATGCGGCGGTTAAGCTGACCGTCAAGGTTCTTGAGGAGATTCCGGAGCTGAAGCTCTGA
- the sfsA gene encoding DNA/RNA nuclease SfsA, whose amino-acid sequence MELLRLNVVPCIFRKRLNRFVALVEVDGDERRALVTNTGRLEEFLVPGRKAFCTPKTGGKTDFVLVAFEDFDERGAVIDTRTQAKAFERAVELGLIPWLENCRLKRKEITVGKSRLDYLFECPEGEVYAEMKSAVLRGGERGEYAMYPDCPSVRGQKHIRELIGLSKAGKRAMIFFIGAMPGVEKFRPYEMGDPEIARLIKEAVNVGVEIHALSISLLPDGRVVLERPSLEIEL is encoded by the coding sequence ATGGAGTTGCTTAGGCTTAACGTAGTCCCCTGCATCTTCCGCAAAAGGCTCAACCGCTTCGTGGCGCTGGTCGAGGTTGATGGTGATGAGAGGAGAGCCCTGGTAACCAACACGGGTCGATTGGAGGAGTTCCTGGTTCCGGGCAGGAAAGCCTTCTGCACGCCCAAGACTGGCGGAAAGACGGACTTCGTTCTGGTCGCCTTTGAGGATTTTGATGAAAGGGGGGCGGTGATAGACACGCGAACCCAGGCCAAAGCCTTCGAGCGGGCGGTGGAGCTTGGTTTGATACCATGGCTGGAGAACTGCCGGCTAAAGCGGAAGGAAATCACGGTCGGCAAATCGCGCCTTGATTACCTCTTCGAGTGCCCGGAGGGTGAGGTCTACGCCGAGATGAAGAGCGCGGTTTTGAGGGGAGGTGAAAGGGGAGAGTACGCGATGTATCCCGATTGCCCCAGCGTGAGGGGGCAGAAGCACATAAGGGAGCTGATAGGACTCTCAAAGGCGGGGAAGAGGGCTATGATATTTTTCATCGGGGCGATGCCCGGTGTCGAGAAGTTCAGGCCCTATGAGATGGGCGATCCCGAGATAGCGAGGCTCATTAAAGAGGCAGTCAATGTAGGCGTTGAAATCCACGCGCTCAGCATCTCCCTCCTGCCCGATGGGAGGGTCGTTCTTGAGAGGCCGAGCCTTGAAATCGAGCTCTAA
- a CDS encoding maleate cis-trans isomerase family protein, with the protein MYGWRGRLGLIVPSSNITMEMELHSALPEGVSLHTARVPLKNVTEEELVKMNAMAVESARLLRDAGVELILYGCTSGSFIGGKDYEKEIEANVEEEVNVPVVSTSTAVVEALRILDAQAVLVITPYTDEINAREREFLEANDFEVLDIRGLGIEDNTQIGKLEPHEAYRLAKASFMDEADAIFISCTNLRTFEIIEVLEEDLGVPVVTSNQASLWLALRQMDVMERIPGLGKLFIDF; encoded by the coding sequence ATGTACGGCTGGAGAGGAAGGCTTGGTCTTATCGTCCCATCATCGAACATCACGATGGAGATGGAGCTTCACTCCGCGCTCCCGGAGGGTGTCTCCCTTCACACGGCGAGGGTTCCGCTTAAGAATGTCACGGAGGAAGAACTGGTCAAGATGAACGCCATGGCCGTTGAGAGCGCCAGGCTTCTGCGTGACGCGGGCGTTGAGCTTATCCTCTACGGCTGCACGAGCGGCTCCTTCATCGGGGGGAAGGACTACGAAAAGGAGATCGAGGCGAACGTCGAGGAGGAGGTAAACGTCCCCGTGGTCAGCACGAGTACGGCCGTTGTCGAGGCCCTCAGGATACTCGATGCCCAGGCGGTACTCGTGATAACCCCATACACGGACGAGATAAACGCGCGGGAGAGGGAGTTTCTCGAGGCCAATGACTTCGAGGTCCTTGACATCCGGGGGCTGGGAATAGAGGACAATACCCAGATTGGAAAGCTCGAACCCCACGAGGCCTACCGCCTCGCCAAGGCGAGCTTCATGGACGAGGCGGACGCGATCTTTATCAGCTGCACCAACCTCAGAACCTTCGAGATAATCGAAGTTCTCGAGGAGGACCTCGGCGTTCCGGTCGTTACGAGCAACCAGGCCTCGCTGTGGCTGGCCCTCCGCCAGATGGACGTTATGGAGCGGATCCCCGGATTGGGGAAGCTATTCATCGATTTCTGA
- a CDS encoding glycosyltransferase, which yields MAVLLNTAAEIVISILYIIWIFAGVVIYPIFLYYLTLTFTGLRYNSRFIQPPIPPDDELPFVTIMIPARNEGMVIRETLLAMANLDYPKDRLEVLLLDDGSTDDTLERAREVAAEYPFIKVVSVEGGGRGKGYVLNYGLKLAKGEVIAVYDADNRPKPDALKRLVSMLDDETPAVTGKVRTLNWGKNVLTRFICMEYLYFQLAGQSGKSRLYKTAVLPGTNFIIKKSFLGELGGWDERAMAEDLELSFRIIAMGKRIAYNPLAVTWEQEPESWRVWFRQRVRWAAGNVYTVATHIKHLGEIPGWGLRIDLFLTLMIYYLLAIAVIVADVAFVALFLTFGNITWFTGLILSFVYLAFLLEIFAGLYDGGIKSLSCWLLAPFMYYTYSQIWVLISLAGLWEGRKAKKVWYKTPRTAV from the coding sequence ATGGCCGTGCTCCTTAACACGGCCGCAGAGATCGTAATTTCCATCCTCTACATCATCTGGATATTTGCGGGAGTGGTCATATATCCGATTTTCCTGTACTACCTCACGCTCACCTTTACCGGGCTGAGGTACAACTCCAGGTTCATTCAGCCCCCAATTCCCCCTGACGACGAGCTACCCTTCGTCACGATAATGATACCCGCCAGAAACGAGGGAATGGTGATACGGGAGACCCTTCTGGCGATGGCAAACCTCGACTACCCCAAGGACAGGCTCGAGGTTCTCCTTCTGGACGATGGTTCAACGGATGACACCCTTGAGCGGGCCAGGGAAGTGGCCGCGGAGTACCCGTTCATAAAGGTGGTCAGCGTCGAAGGCGGCGGAAGGGGCAAGGGCTACGTCCTCAACTACGGACTAAAGCTCGCGAAGGGCGAAGTTATAGCTGTCTACGACGCGGACAATCGGCCGAAACCGGACGCGCTTAAGAGGCTCGTCTCGATGCTGGACGATGAAACCCCTGCGGTTACGGGGAAGGTCAGGACGCTCAACTGGGGAAAGAACGTCCTCACGAGGTTCATCTGTATGGAGTACCTCTACTTCCAGCTGGCAGGGCAGAGTGGAAAGAGCAGGCTGTACAAAACCGCAGTTCTCCCAGGTACGAACTTCATAATCAAAAAGTCCTTCCTCGGGGAACTTGGCGGTTGGGACGAGAGGGCCATGGCTGAGGATCTAGAGCTTTCCTTCAGGATAATCGCGATGGGCAAGAGGATAGCCTACAACCCACTCGCGGTAACTTGGGAACAAGAACCCGAGAGCTGGCGCGTCTGGTTCCGCCAGAGGGTCAGGTGGGCGGCTGGAAACGTCTATACGGTTGCCACGCACATCAAACACCTCGGAGAGATACCGGGTTGGGGACTAAGAATCGACCTCTTCCTCACGCTGATGATATACTACCTCCTCGCCATAGCGGTTATAGTTGCCGATGTGGCCTTTGTGGCCCTCTTTTTGACCTTTGGGAACATAACCTGGTTCACGGGGCTTATTCTCAGCTTCGTTTATCTTGCGTTCCTCCTTGAGATATTCGCAGGTCTCTACGATGGGGGGATAAAGAGTCTCAGCTGCTGGCTCCTCGCCCCGTTCATGTACTACACCTACTCCCAGATTTGGGTGCTTATATCCCTCGCGGGCCTATGGGAGGGCAGAAAGGCCAAGAAGGTGTGGTACAAGACCCCGCGGACGGCGGTTTAG
- the xerA gene encoding site-specific tyrosine recombinase/integron integrase produces MEVPELMEEYETYLDLEGKSPNTIRMYSYYVRRYLEWGGSPNARSALRFLARLRKEGYSNRSLNLVVQALRSYFRFEGYDEEAEKLKPPKVPRSLPKALTRDEVKRLLSAIPPTRKRDRLIILLLYGAGLRVSELCNLKRRDVDLERSTIVVRGGKGAKDRVIPIPEFLAKEIRAYLETRSDDSEYLIVEDRRRKKDRLSTKTVWYLLKRYGVRAGVDVTPHKLRHSFATHMLENGVDIRAIQELLGHSNLSTTQIYTKVTVEHLRKAQEKARLIEGLME; encoded by the coding sequence ATGGAAGTCCCCGAGCTGATGGAGGAGTACGAGACATACCTCGACCTCGAGGGGAAGAGTCCGAACACGATTAGGATGTACTCCTACTACGTGCGCCGGTATCTGGAGTGGGGCGGCTCCCCAAACGCCCGCTCCGCCCTCCGTTTTCTTGCGAGGCTTAGAAAGGAAGGCTACTCCAACAGGAGCCTCAACCTCGTGGTTCAGGCCCTGCGCTCCTACTTCCGCTTCGAGGGCTACGACGAAGAGGCCGAGAAGCTCAAGCCCCCAAAGGTCCCCAGGAGTCTTCCAAAGGCTCTGACGCGCGATGAAGTTAAGAGGCTTCTCTCCGCCATTCCGCCGACGAGAAAGCGCGATAGACTCATAATTCTCCTCCTCTACGGCGCCGGTCTGCGCGTCAGCGAGCTGTGTAACCTCAAGAGGCGCGACGTTGACCTGGAACGCTCCACCATTGTGGTTCGCGGCGGCAAGGGTGCCAAGGACCGCGTCATACCCATTCCGGAGTTCCTTGCGAAGGAGATACGGGCATACCTTGAAACGCGCTCCGACGACAGCGAGTACCTAATCGTTGAGGACAGGCGCAGGAAAAAGGACAGGCTCTCCACCAAAACCGTGTGGTATCTCCTGAAGCGCTACGGCGTCAGGGCCGGCGTTGATGTCACGCCCCACAAGCTCCGCCACAGCTTCGCGACTCACATGCTCGAAAACGGCGTCGACATAAGGGCCATTCAGGAGCTCCTCGGCCACTCGAACCTCTCGACGACGCAGATTTACACCAAGGTTACCGTCGAACATCTCAGGAAGGCGCAGGAGAAGGCGAGGCTGATAGAGGGGCTGATGGAGTAG
- the pfkC gene encoding ADP-specific phosphofructokinase, whose amino-acid sequence MGLLDEARKLSVYTAYNTNVDAITFLKGEIVQRLIDEFGAEAVRKRMDDYPREINEPLDFVARLVHALKTGKPMAVPLVNEELHTWFDSHFKYDVERMGGQAGIIANLLANLDFRRVMVYTPHLARKQAEMFVDRPNLAYPVVEDGRLTFKHPREAYREGDPIKVNRIFEFRAGTTFRLGDETIQVPFSGRFIVSARFESIRIYTEPELKRFLPEIGLQVDGAILSGYQGIKLRYSDGKDANHYLREAKKDILLLKRERDVKVHLEFASIQNRELRKKVIYNLFPLVDSVGMDEAEIAHVLNALGYSKLSDRIFTYNRIEDTVLGGKILIDEMNLEVLQIHTIYYIMYITHADNPLSEDELRSSLELATTLAAARASLGEIRSPEDFKVGTSVPYNERGEYVKLRFEEAKRRLRTREYKVVIIPTRLVKNPVSTVGLGDTISAGAFTCYLAMLRKKGEL is encoded by the coding sequence ATGGGGCTCCTGGACGAGGCAAGGAAGCTTTCGGTATACACGGCCTACAACACGAACGTCGATGCGATAACCTTTCTGAAAGGGGAGATAGTGCAGAGGCTCATAGACGAGTTTGGGGCCGAGGCGGTCAGGAAAAGGATGGACGACTATCCCAGAGAGATAAACGAGCCCTTGGACTTCGTTGCCAGGCTGGTACATGCCCTCAAGACCGGCAAGCCGATGGCAGTGCCCCTCGTCAACGAGGAGCTCCACACGTGGTTCGACTCCCACTTCAAATACGACGTTGAGAGGATGGGCGGCCAGGCCGGAATCATAGCCAACCTCCTGGCGAATCTGGATTTCAGGCGGGTGATGGTTTACACCCCCCACCTCGCGAGGAAGCAGGCCGAGATGTTCGTGGACAGGCCCAACCTCGCATACCCGGTCGTCGAGGATGGCAGGTTGACCTTCAAACACCCCCGCGAGGCCTACAGGGAGGGCGACCCGATAAAGGTGAACCGCATTTTTGAATTCCGCGCCGGGACGACTTTCAGACTCGGGGACGAGACTATACAGGTTCCCTTCTCTGGCAGGTTCATAGTCTCCGCCCGCTTCGAGAGCATAAGGATTTACACCGAGCCCGAGCTGAAGCGGTTCTTGCCAGAGATAGGCCTTCAGGTTGATGGGGCTATTCTGTCTGGCTACCAGGGAATAAAGCTCCGCTATTCGGACGGCAAGGATGCGAACCACTACCTCAGGGAGGCCAAAAAGGACATACTCCTGCTCAAGCGGGAGAGGGACGTTAAGGTTCACCTCGAGTTCGCCTCGATACAGAACCGCGAGCTCAGGAAGAAGGTTATCTACAACCTCTTCCCCCTCGTTGACAGCGTCGGCATGGACGAGGCCGAGATAGCCCACGTCCTCAACGCCCTCGGCTACTCCAAGCTCTCCGACAGGATTTTTACCTACAACCGCATTGAGGACACGGTTCTCGGCGGAAAAATCCTCATAGATGAGATGAACCTAGAGGTGCTCCAGATACACACGATTTACTACATCATGTACATCACCCACGCGGACAACCCGCTGAGCGAGGACGAGCTGAGGAGCAGTCTTGAGCTCGCAACAACTCTGGCCGCTGCCCGCGCGTCCCTTGGGGAAATCCGCTCGCCCGAGGACTTCAAGGTGGGTACCAGCGTACCGTACAACGAGCGCGGAGAGTACGTCAAACTGCGCTTCGAGGAGGCGAAGAGGCGCCTGAGAACCAGGGAGTACAAGGTCGTCATAATCCCGACGAGGCTCGTCAAGAACCCGGTCTCAACGGTCGGCCTGGGCGACACCATCTCTGCGGGGGCCTTCACGTGCTACCTCGCGATGCTGAGGAAGAAGGGGGAGCTTTGA
- a CDS encoding nitroreductase family protein, producing the protein MELDDAILNRTSVRYFEEKNVPEEHVRALVEAAVRAPTASGLENWKFVIFRSENARERLYNLIAEGMIRYYRAVNLPDEKIEKLKKRMYESGMYRAPVYVAVFIDRRVRFLKGREFDEPEFIWSVESAAMAIENLMLKAVELGLGTVYIGVTNFQGIEEEVRELAGLDGNHYLVGVIPVGYPREETRPRRRRKSIDEVLRFV; encoded by the coding sequence GTGGAGCTCGACGACGCGATATTGAACAGGACTTCCGTGAGGTATTTTGAGGAGAAGAACGTCCCTGAGGAGCACGTTAGAGCGCTTGTGGAGGCCGCGGTGAGGGCACCGACCGCGAGCGGTCTGGAGAACTGGAAGTTCGTGATTTTCAGGAGTGAAAACGCGAGGGAGAGGCTCTACAACCTCATAGCGGAGGGCATGATCAGATACTACCGCGCCGTGAACCTGCCCGATGAGAAGATAGAGAAGCTCAAGAAACGCATGTACGAAAGCGGGATGTACCGTGCACCGGTTTACGTGGCGGTCTTCATTGACAGGCGCGTCCGCTTCCTCAAGGGGCGCGAGTTCGACGAGCCTGAGTTCATCTGGAGTGTGGAAAGCGCGGCGATGGCGATAGAGAACCTCATGCTCAAGGCCGTTGAGCTCGGCCTCGGAACGGTCTACATAGGCGTTACGAATTTTCAGGGCATAGAGGAGGAAGTCAGGGAGCTTGCGGGCCTCGACGGGAACCACTATCTCGTTGGGGTCATCCCGGTCGGCTATCCGCGGGAGGAGACACGGCCTAGAAGACGGAGAAAAAGCATTGACGAGGTGCTCAGGTTCGTCTGA